From the genome of Penaeus chinensis breed Huanghai No. 1 chromosome 8, ASM1920278v2, whole genome shotgun sequence, one region includes:
- the LOC125028210 gene encoding NADH dehydrogenase [ubiquinone] 1 alpha subcomplex subunit 11-like gives MGYTDNPDGKECFQKIWACTKYSGMLGLVVSTYDVLMYTKPQGYVPTLGAYIRSTVPLAGAGAVFAAVTCASTSLRGKDDKLNYFLGGKLSRWHYRCSCPKLPRWSAHRLPAGCVRHHLQGLEGLRLEALP, from the exons ATGGGTTACACAGACAACCCCGATGGCAAGGAATGCTTCCAGAAGATTTGGGCGTGCACCAAGTACAGTGGAATGCTGG GACTTGTTGTATCTACCTATGATGTGTTGATGTACACCAAACCTCAGGGTTACGTGCCCACACTGGGAGCCTATATTCGTTCTACTGTTCCCCTGGCTGGTGCAGGTGCCGTCTTCGCTGCCGTCACCTGTGCCTCCACAAGTCTGCGAGGAAAGGATGACAAACTCAACTACTTTCTAGGGGGGAAGCTCAGCCGGTGGCATTATCGGTGTAGCTG ccCGAAGCTTCCGCGTTGGAGTGCCCACCGCCTTCCTGCTGGGTGTGTGCGCCATCATCTACAAGGACTCGAAGGACTGCGGCTGGAAGCTCTTCCCTGA